The following are from one region of the Paenibacillus sp. JZ16 genome:
- a CDS encoding LysR family transcriptional regulator produces MNLHALRIFNDVSKTGSITRSAGNLLLSQPAVTAQIRNLERELGMKLIEANGRNIQLTEAGIALARHSQRLFAMEAEMEEMMEAIKSGQQGSLRICATELPESALLPGWLVGYKQEHPRMEVQLLKGNSRTALQRLQDNSVHISIVCGSWSIEAEDIESFTIMEDELIFAVPALHRLADKEVTFLELMEEPFVLREEGSYTRKRLWSLIESSDAREPRCSITIEGLKESIEAVKAGYGAALVPALSIKKELVSGELGKVKVSGVTFPHPIRVCIKRQEARPAQVHSFISYIQADIREKNQYIHG; encoded by the coding sequence ATGAATCTTCATGCACTACGCATTTTTAATGATGTCTCCAAGACGGGAAGCATTACGAGATCGGCCGGCAATTTGCTGTTAAGTCAACCAGCCGTTACGGCCCAAATCCGCAATTTGGAGCGGGAGCTCGGCATGAAATTGATTGAGGCTAACGGACGCAATATTCAATTGACTGAAGCAGGCATTGCCTTGGCCAGGCATTCCCAACGGTTATTTGCGATGGAAGCCGAGATGGAAGAGATGATGGAGGCCATCAAATCCGGTCAGCAGGGAAGTTTGCGAATATGTGCAACCGAGCTGCCCGAGAGCGCTTTGCTGCCCGGATGGCTGGTTGGGTATAAGCAGGAGCATCCAAGGATGGAGGTGCAGCTGCTGAAAGGAAATTCCCGAACTGCGCTGCAGCGGTTACAGGACAATTCGGTGCATATCTCCATCGTATGCGGCAGCTGGTCCATTGAAGCGGAAGATATCGAGTCCTTTACAATAATGGAAGATGAATTAATTTTTGCTGTGCCTGCCCTTCATCGACTAGCCGATAAAGAAGTGACATTCCTTGAGCTTATGGAGGAACCCTTTGTGTTGAGGGAAGAAGGAAGTTACACGCGAAAACGGTTATGGTCGTTGATAGAGTCATCGGATGCACGCGAACCTCGCTGTTCCATAACGATAGAGGGGTTGAAGGAATCCATTGAAGCGGTAAAAGCGGGATACGGGGCTGCGTTAGTTCCTGCTCTTTCTATCAAGAAAGAACTGGTTTCGGGCGAACTTGGCAAGGTTAAAGTGTCTGGCGTAACTTTCCCGCACCCTATTCGGGTATGCATCAAGAGACAAGAAGCGAGACCTGCGCAAGTCCATTCGTTTATTTCTTATATTCAAGCGGATATCCGCGAAAAAAACCAGTATATCCATGGATGA
- a CDS encoding peptidase, which yields MKKIYKVLATATVLAMAALPIAANAQAVPPAAAHKGQGNITNQVKKSVPGTMGYITDFVNDKSGTWIIVTGRGLAATDQQEIKLSISKDTKIIDAKGNQVQLQTIVDKNKAIKAFYNPNITKSLPAQGSALTIIVQDNDLAGIDGTISEVTKQGILVEGTNLYNDSEETMLLHLDPKAKIIDQNGSALKASDLEAGMSIRAFYGPYVALSMPPQSSTNYIRVNTNAENNDQEQAAGIDGILTEMKDGRISVSGKPAKAGDLEYVVLAVDGDTKIVDAGGKSLTAEVLKSGLRIEAEYVSVIYPALLHADKIVVSDTSAPKVEGTITTSERTSKDQVYINVGSDQSNDNDIVINISKDTQVIGLNPDEKLEPGMNIVVFHSPIMTMSIPAITSAEVIMVQADN from the coding sequence ATGAAAAAAATCTACAAAGTACTAGCAACCGCTACGGTTCTCGCGATGGCCGCACTGCCAATAGCAGCGAATGCACAGGCCGTCCCTCCTGCTGCAGCCCATAAGGGACAAGGCAACATCACAAATCAGGTGAAGAAAAGCGTTCCTGGAACGATGGGTTACATAACGGACTTCGTCAATGACAAATCAGGCACATGGATTATCGTAACCGGCCGCGGCTTGGCAGCAACCGATCAACAAGAAATCAAGCTCTCGATATCCAAAGATACTAAAATCATTGATGCCAAAGGCAACCAAGTCCAGCTCCAAACGATCGTGGATAAAAACAAAGCGATAAAAGCTTTCTATAACCCAAACATAACGAAGAGCCTACCCGCTCAAGGTTCGGCTCTTACGATCATTGTACAGGATAACGACCTCGCCGGTATTGATGGAACCATCTCGGAGGTAACCAAACAAGGCATTCTGGTGGAAGGAACCAATCTGTACAACGACAGTGAAGAAACCATGCTGCTTCATCTGGATCCAAAAGCAAAAATCATCGATCAAAACGGCAGCGCACTGAAAGCAAGCGACCTGGAAGCCGGCATGAGTATTCGCGCTTTCTATGGACCTTACGTGGCGTTAAGCATGCCGCCTCAATCCTCAACGAATTATATACGGGTCAACACGAATGCCGAGAATAACGATCAGGAGCAAGCTGCCGGCATTGACGGCATCCTTACAGAAATGAAGGATGGAAGAATAAGCGTTTCCGGTAAACCAGCTAAAGCAGGTGACCTCGAATACGTTGTGCTCGCTGTTGATGGCGACACAAAGATTGTAGATGCCGGGGGCAAATCGTTAACGGCTGAAGTCTTAAAATCGGGTCTGCGAATCGAAGCTGAATACGTGTCCGTGATTTACCCTGCCCTGCTGCATGCAGATAAGATCGTGGTCTCCGACACCTCAGCGCCCAAAGTCGAGGGCACGATAACTACATCCGAACGCACGTCAAAGGATCAAGTGTATATCAATGTAGGTTCAGATCAATCCAACGACAACGACATCGTCATCAACATCTCCAAGGATACTCAAGTGATTGGACTGAATCCCGACGAGAAGCTGGAACCCGGCATGAACATCGTGGTCTTCCACTCGCCTATCATGACCATGTCCATTCCGGCAATCACATCCGCTGAAGTGATTATGGTTCAAGCCGACAACTAA
- a CDS encoding YebC/PmpR family DNA-binding transcriptional regulator, with translation MGRKWNNIKEKKASKDANTSRVYAKFGVEIYVAAKKGEPDPESNRALKVVLERAKTYNVPKAIIDRALDKAKGSGDENYEELRYEGFGPNGSMIIVDALTNNVNRTAPAVRSAFNKNGGNMGVSGSVSYMFDPTAVIGVEGKSAEEVMDLLLEADLDVRDILEEEEAVIVYAEPDQFHAVQEAFKAAGITEFTVAELTMLAQNFVTLPEDGVAQFEKLIDALEDLEDVQQVYHNVEFEE, from the coding sequence ATGGGCCGTAAATGGAATAATATTAAAGAGAAAAAAGCATCCAAGGATGCAAATACAAGTCGCGTATATGCGAAATTTGGTGTCGAAATTTATGTGGCAGCCAAGAAGGGGGAACCGGATCCCGAGTCCAACCGTGCGCTGAAGGTTGTTCTTGAGCGCGCCAAAACATACAATGTGCCGAAAGCCATTATTGACCGCGCCTTGGATAAAGCCAAGGGCAGCGGGGATGAGAATTATGAAGAGCTTCGCTATGAAGGTTTTGGTCCGAACGGTTCGATGATCATTGTTGACGCTTTAACCAACAACGTCAATCGTACGGCGCCTGCTGTACGTTCTGCCTTTAATAAGAACGGCGGCAATATGGGCGTCAGCGGTTCAGTGTCTTATATGTTTGATCCAACCGCAGTCATCGGCGTCGAAGGTAAGTCGGCTGAGGAAGTCATGGATCTGCTGCTCGAAGCCGACCTGGATGTCCGTGACATCCTGGAAGAGGAAGAAGCAGTGATCGTCTATGCTGAACCCGACCAGTTCCATGCGGTTCAGGAAGCATTCAAAGCCGCTGGTATTACGGAATTTACCGTTGCCGAGCTTACCATGCTGGCTCAGAATTTTGTCACCTTACCGGAAGATGGCGTTGCCCAGTTTGAGAAGCTGATCGATGCTCTTGAAGATCTCGAGGATGTTCAGCAGGTGTATCACAACGTGGAATTTGAGGAATAG
- a CDS encoding NADP-dependent oxidoreductase has product MKAMAITSFGPPEVLKLTEMKQPQAGPGTVRVRVKAAGVLPFDCGVRNGTIGYVPQQRFPMIPGNEFAGVIDQVGEGVDQFAVGMEVLGFSLLHCYAEYVVVDADQIVIKPERMPWEIAGGFSGNGQGAHMALKSVGIEEGDTVLIHAAAGGFGTFACQLAKAWGAAAVIGTASERNHEYLRSIGVIPVAYGAGLVERVRRIAPQGIDAAVDAAGPEALRASAQLVHNKERIRTMVSDETAVELGIPVLSGTRTAARLQELVDLYMESYIRIHIREVFPLHEAPEAHRIVETGHGRGKVILLVGEQR; this is encoded by the coding sequence ATGAAAGCTATGGCCATTACTTCATTCGGTCCACCTGAGGTCTTAAAATTAACGGAAATGAAGCAGCCGCAGGCAGGACCGGGTACTGTGCGAGTCCGCGTGAAGGCAGCTGGCGTGCTGCCCTTTGATTGCGGGGTTCGCAACGGAACCATAGGCTATGTCCCTCAACAGCGTTTCCCGATGATACCGGGCAATGAGTTCGCTGGCGTGATCGATCAGGTCGGGGAAGGCGTCGATCAATTCGCAGTGGGCATGGAGGTACTTGGGTTCTCACTGCTCCATTGTTACGCTGAATATGTCGTGGTGGATGCGGATCAGATTGTAATCAAACCCGAGCGCATGCCATGGGAAATAGCTGGAGGTTTCTCCGGTAATGGCCAGGGGGCACATATGGCATTGAAATCTGTTGGAATTGAGGAAGGAGACACCGTGCTCATCCATGCCGCGGCAGGCGGGTTTGGTACCTTTGCATGCCAGTTGGCAAAAGCCTGGGGCGCAGCAGCTGTCATTGGAACCGCAAGTGAGCGCAATCATGAATATTTGCGGTCCATCGGCGTTATACCGGTTGCATATGGCGCTGGGCTTGTGGAAAGGGTCCGCAGAATCGCGCCGCAAGGAATCGATGCTGCAGTTGATGCTGCCGGCCCCGAGGCATTAAGGGCTTCTGCCCAGCTTGTGCACAACAAGGAGCGTATCCGCACGATGGTGTCGGACGAGACTGCTGTGGAGTTGGGTATACCCGTGCTAAGCGGCACGAGAACGGCAGCTAGACTGCAGGAGCTGGTGGATTTATATATGGAGAGTTATATTCGCATTCATATTCGAGAGGTGTTTCCGCTGCACGAGGCGCCGGAAGCGCATCGCATTGTTGAAACGGGTCATGGCAGGGGAAAGGTGATCTTACTTGTCGGTGAACAGCGCTGA
- a CDS encoding MFS transporter, with amino-acid sequence MGIGKRKSSSEALISVLAFTLAISVMNATMFNIVLPEIRREFGLSMAEVSWVTTSYLLVFAMGSVIYGKLADRYKLKILISIGFITFIVGSVIGMLSQVYGMLIFGRMLQAAGSAVIPAISGIIPVRYFPPKHRGRALGISMTGGAIGSAAGPAVAAMLVSIVHWRVLFCMPLLILLTLPFYYKYLHDERVGTAQMDWPGCGLLAGAVASLLLSITNPTALTLISFVLLLTCFIWRIRKAAAPFINPGVFKNVRYTLGLVIAFAATGIGYSLVFLTPTLLTQVHQLRLGLTGYVMVPAAIATALLSKFGGTMADRKGTSYLFHIAVSLFLFCFLLLSSFTGASPVWIALFLILGGVGQAFMSIALSKSISLTLPHEQSGVGMGILSMLNFMAGAIFASLYGTMVDLEAAKAWNPLIHDLSAYVFSNIYFMLMIMIAVVAALFISFFNKHYEKRRCCR; translated from the coding sequence ATGGGAATCGGGAAAAGAAAGTCATCAAGCGAAGCATTAATCAGCGTTCTGGCATTTACTCTTGCCATATCGGTTATGAATGCAACGATGTTTAATATCGTGCTCCCAGAAATCAGGCGAGAGTTTGGGCTGAGCATGGCCGAAGTCAGCTGGGTAACGACATCGTATTTGCTTGTATTTGCTATGGGAAGTGTTATCTACGGAAAGCTTGCCGATCGTTACAAGCTGAAAATCTTGATTTCCATCGGGTTTATCACCTTTATAGTCGGTTCGGTTATCGGGATGCTGTCTCAGGTTTACGGAATGCTCATCTTCGGAAGGATGCTGCAGGCTGCAGGATCAGCCGTCATACCGGCGATATCCGGCATCATCCCCGTGCGCTATTTTCCTCCGAAGCATAGGGGAAGAGCTTTAGGGATATCGATGACAGGCGGCGCTATCGGCAGTGCAGCTGGTCCAGCCGTAGCGGCAATGCTTGTAAGCATTGTCCATTGGCGCGTGTTATTTTGCATGCCGTTACTCATTCTGTTGACATTGCCTTTCTACTACAAATATTTACATGATGAAAGAGTTGGCACAGCCCAAATGGATTGGCCCGGTTGCGGTCTGCTAGCCGGAGCTGTAGCTAGCCTGCTGCTCTCTATTACGAATCCAACAGCATTGACCCTGATCAGTTTTGTCCTGCTATTGACTTGTTTCATCTGGAGAATCCGGAAAGCGGCAGCTCCTTTTATAAACCCGGGGGTATTCAAAAACGTTCGTTACACGCTTGGCTTGGTAATTGCTTTCGCAGCAACAGGAATAGGATATTCTCTTGTGTTCCTGACGCCGACGCTGTTAACGCAAGTTCACCAATTGAGGCTGGGTTTGACGGGATATGTTATGGTGCCAGCAGCAATCGCTACCGCATTACTCAGCAAATTCGGAGGCACGATGGCGGACCGTAAAGGCACTTCATATCTGTTCCACATCGCCGTAAGCTTATTTCTGTTCTGTTTTCTATTATTATCGTCATTTACGGGGGCCTCGCCTGTATGGATTGCCTTGTTCCTGATTCTCGGTGGTGTCGGGCAAGCCTTTATGTCGATTGCGCTGTCCAAATCCATTTCATTGACGCTGCCGCATGAACAAAGTGGAGTGGGAATGGGTATATTGTCGATGTTGAATTTCATGGCAGGAGCGATATTTGCCAGCCTTTACGGAACCATGGTGGATCTGGAAGCCGCTAAGGCTTGGAACCCGTTGATCCACGATCTGAGCGCGTATGTCTTTAGCAATATATACTTCATGCTGATGATCATGATTGCAGTTGTAGCGGCGCTTTTTATTTCATTTTTTAATAAGCATTACGAAAAGAGGAGATGTTGCAGATGA
- a CDS encoding LysR family transcriptional regulator — protein MELLQLRYFQTVARTEHMTKAAQELHIAQPALSKTISRLEADVGVPLFDRHGGRIRLNTFGKLYLDKVERALHLLEEGQKEINELAGLQHGSIHLATSTLDPLSEPLSQFLAEHPDVNFQISQVGTEDMMKMMEMGQVDLCFTSMAMEQPLLSQVTVLREDVYLAVPQAHRLADRTSINLDELKEEAFIGYKEDFIFQQMNDTFFQEAGITPRYVCRVDEPPAIASLVRAGLGVALFGCSHVQDAKLKLLPIAKPECKRHYRLIWHEKHYLSLAARQFRDDVIHYFSEKS, from the coding sequence ATGGAACTTCTGCAGCTGCGTTATTTTCAAACCGTAGCCCGAACGGAACACATGACGAAAGCAGCTCAAGAGCTTCATATTGCACAGCCTGCTTTAAGCAAAACCATATCCAGGCTGGAAGCGGATGTCGGAGTTCCGTTGTTTGATCGTCATGGCGGGAGAATCCGATTGAATACATTTGGGAAGCTCTATTTGGATAAAGTTGAACGTGCACTTCATTTGCTGGAGGAGGGCCAGAAAGAAATCAATGAACTTGCAGGACTTCAGCATGGCAGTATTCATCTGGCAACCTCAACCCTGGATCCGTTATCCGAACCGCTGAGTCAGTTTCTGGCGGAGCACCCTGACGTTAATTTTCAAATATCCCAGGTCGGAACGGAGGACATGATGAAGATGATGGAAATGGGGCAGGTCGATTTATGCTTTACTTCGATGGCGATGGAGCAACCCCTGTTATCTCAAGTGACCGTGCTTCGCGAGGATGTGTATTTGGCTGTACCCCAAGCGCACAGGCTCGCTGACCGTACGTCCATTAACTTGGATGAACTGAAGGAGGAAGCTTTTATCGGCTACAAGGAAGATTTTATATTCCAGCAAATGAACGATACATTCTTTCAGGAGGCTGGAATTACGCCCAGATATGTATGCCGGGTTGACGAACCTCCGGCTATTGCAAGTCTGGTTCGTGCCGGTCTTGGTGTTGCCCTCTTCGGATGTTCTCATGTCCAAGACGCCAAGCTTAAGCTTCTGCCCATTGCGAAGCCCGAATGCAAACGGCACTATCGGCTTATCTGGCATGAGAAGCACTATTTATCCTTAGCGGCTCGTCAGTTTCGTGATGACGTCATTCATTACTTTTCGGAAAAATCGTAA
- a CDS encoding MFS transporter produces MLNNPYVRTIVLSRVLLNLGIWVRNFAILLYVTDLTDNNPMYVSLISVAEFAPIFLFAFIGGTFADRWRPKRTMVSSDALSAISVFLVLIAVHNGSWQALLVLTFFSAVLSQFSQPSAMKLFKQHVPAEQLQSVMAMFQSMVAFFTVIGPIAGAFVYQTFGIEVSLVATGALFLGSGLILTLLPRDMQKETQSKQQNLKQELIEGLRYVWSNHTLRTLAATFAAAGLAAGLIQPLAIFVTIENLGRDKSFLQWLLTVNGAAMLVGGGFVMAFAKKIPPQTLLALGLSVSAVGTLGIGWSTSVIFTMLLLVINGFFYPTIHIGINTMILNNTEGPYIGRVGGALTPIYMGMMVLGMSIGGLFKDQLSLFVVYAASTLLFLTGSALLLPLFKKRKSTAGVLEQ; encoded by the coding sequence TTGCTTAACAACCCCTATGTTCGAACGATTGTCTTGTCACGCGTTCTCTTGAATCTTGGCATTTGGGTTCGTAACTTTGCCATTCTTCTATACGTTACCGACTTGACGGACAATAATCCTATGTATGTATCCCTCATATCCGTAGCCGAATTTGCGCCGATTTTCTTGTTTGCCTTCATCGGAGGTACTTTCGCGGACCGCTGGCGGCCTAAGCGTACCATGGTCAGTTCTGATGCATTGTCTGCGATATCGGTATTTCTCGTGCTGATCGCCGTTCATAACGGGTCGTGGCAGGCATTACTGGTACTTACGTTCTTCTCAGCCGTCCTGTCCCAATTCTCTCAGCCTTCAGCGATGAAGCTGTTTAAACAGCATGTCCCCGCTGAACAGCTGCAATCCGTGATGGCCATGTTTCAATCGATGGTTGCCTTCTTTACGGTGATCGGCCCAATCGCCGGTGCATTTGTATATCAAACGTTCGGCATTGAAGTATCGCTGGTCGCAACAGGAGCGTTATTCCTGGGTTCTGGATTGATTCTGACTTTGCTGCCCCGTGATATGCAGAAAGAGACACAATCCAAGCAGCAGAACCTGAAACAAGAGCTTATCGAAGGCCTTCGCTATGTATGGAGTAATCATACGCTCCGAACCCTTGCCGCGACCTTCGCCGCGGCTGGCTTGGCAGCGGGACTTATTCAGCCGCTCGCGATATTTGTGACGATTGAGAACCTCGGTCGGGATAAGTCATTCTTGCAATGGCTGTTAACGGTCAATGGAGCGGCGATGCTCGTCGGAGGAGGCTTCGTCATGGCATTTGCCAAGAAAATCCCCCCTCAAACCTTACTAGCACTCGGTCTGAGCGTTAGTGCCGTCGGGACCCTTGGTATTGGCTGGTCAACCAGCGTCATCTTTACGATGCTCCTTCTAGTGATTAACGGATTCTTTTATCCCACCATCCACATTGGAATCAACACCATGATCCTAAACAATACGGAAGGGCCATATATTGGTCGGGTCGGCGGCGCCCTAACCCCGATTTATATGGGAATGATGGTGCTGGGCATGTCGATCGGGGGATTGTTCAAAGACCAGCTGTCCCTGTTCGTCGTTTATGCGGCTAGCACACTCTTGTTCCTGACTGGTTCGGCTCTGCTGCTTCCATTATTTAAAAAGAGAAAGAGCACGGCCGGCGTATTGGAGCAATGA
- a CDS encoding sigma factor, whose product MMGSQAEMKKVALTKTDDETDFYQAIMEHKETLIHIAYSYLRNRYDALEAVQEMTCRAWVKRSTLKEGKAFKAWIIRA is encoded by the coding sequence ATGATGGGCTCCCAAGCAGAGATGAAAAAGGTGGCACTGACGAAAACGGATGATGAGACCGATTTTTACCAGGCCATTATGGAACACAAGGAAACACTGATCCATATAGCTTACAGTTACTTGCGGAACCGATATGATGCGCTGGAAGCGGTTCAGGAGATGACGTGCAGAGCATGGGTCAAGCGTTCAACGCTAAAAGAAGGGAAGGCATTCAAAGCCTGGATCATCCGAGCCTGA
- the cysI gene encoding assimilatory sulfite reductase (NADPH) hemoprotein subunit: MSDNNLVSPHSAPHSDVEDIKRRSNYLRGSLVETLEDRITGSIPEDDNRLMKFHGSYMQDDRDLRNERHKQKLEPAYQFMLRVRAAGGVVTPEQWLMMDRVAQKYANGTIRLTTRQSFQLHGVLKWNMKSTIQEVNEAMLSTLAACGDVNRNVMCNPNPYQSEIHSEVYEWARMLSSHLDPRSRAYHEIWLDGEKIVDSLQEGEEQEPIYGPVYLPRKFKIGMAVPPSNDVDVFSQDLGFIAIIEDGQLKGFNVSVGGGMGMTHGDSLTYPQVAKVIGFCKPEQIVDLAEKTVMIQRDYGDRAVRKHARFKYTIDDRGIDWFVNELTSRLGWKLEEAKPYHFDHNGDRYGWVKGSNGKWHFTLFIQNGRVKDESDYLLMTGLREIAQIHNGDFRLTANQNLIIANVSSHKKKKIEDLIKRYGLTDGNHYSALRRNSMACVALPTCGLAMAESERYLPTLLDKIDVILEENGLREEDIVIRMTGCPNGCARPMLAEIAFIGKAPGKYNMYLGGGFSGHRLNKLYKENIGEAEILDSLRPLMKQYAQEREQGEHFGDFVIRAGYVKEVLDGQQFHA, translated from the coding sequence ATGTCTGATAATAATCTAGTATCACCCCATAGTGCGCCGCATAGTGATGTTGAGGACATCAAGCGTCGAAGCAATTATCTGCGTGGCAGTCTTGTAGAGACCTTAGAGGATCGCATAACGGGGTCGATTCCGGAAGACGATAACCGGCTGATGAAATTTCACGGCAGTTATATGCAGGATGACCGGGATTTGCGTAACGAACGGCATAAGCAAAAGCTGGAACCCGCATACCAGTTCATGCTGCGTGTTCGCGCCGCTGGCGGCGTCGTGACTCCGGAGCAATGGCTGATGATGGACCGTGTAGCCCAAAAGTATGCCAACGGGACGATTCGCTTGACCACCCGCCAATCCTTTCAGCTTCATGGCGTATTGAAGTGGAATATGAAGAGCACCATTCAAGAAGTGAATGAAGCCATGCTTAGCACATTGGCTGCTTGCGGCGACGTCAACCGGAACGTGATGTGCAACCCGAACCCCTATCAATCCGAAATTCATTCGGAGGTATACGAATGGGCACGAATGCTTAGCAGTCATCTCGATCCGCGCTCGCGTGCTTATCATGAGATTTGGCTGGACGGCGAGAAGATTGTAGACAGCCTGCAAGAGGGAGAGGAGCAGGAGCCGATCTATGGCCCGGTGTACCTGCCGCGGAAATTTAAGATCGGTATGGCCGTGCCGCCATCCAATGATGTTGATGTATTTTCCCAAGATCTTGGCTTCATTGCCATCATTGAGGATGGACAATTGAAAGGCTTTAACGTTTCGGTAGGCGGTGGCATGGGGATGACGCATGGTGATTCGTTAACCTATCCTCAAGTGGCGAAAGTCATTGGTTTCTGCAAACCCGAGCAGATCGTTGACTTGGCCGAGAAGACGGTAATGATTCAACGTGATTACGGAGACCGCGCGGTGCGCAAGCATGCTCGTTTCAAATATACGATTGATGATCGCGGTATCGACTGGTTTGTCAACGAGCTGACCAGCCGTCTGGGCTGGAAGCTGGAGGAGGCAAAACCATATCATTTTGATCATAACGGAGACCGCTACGGCTGGGTTAAAGGCAGCAATGGCAAATGGCATTTTACACTGTTCATCCAAAACGGACGTGTGAAAGACGAATCCGATTACCTGCTGATGACAGGGCTGCGCGAAATCGCTCAAATCCATAATGGAGACTTCCGTCTGACGGCCAATCAGAATCTGATCATCGCCAATGTCAGCAGCCATAAGAAGAAAAAGATTGAAGACCTCATCAAGCGTTACGGACTTACGGACGGTAATCATTATTCTGCCCTGAGACGAAATTCCATGGCATGCGTAGCTTTACCGACATGTGGATTGGCTATGGCCGAATCCGAGCGATATCTGCCGACGTTATTGGATAAAATCGATGTGATCCTGGAAGAGAACGGACTTCGCGAAGAGGATATCGTCATTCGAATGACTGGGTGCCCGAATGGGTGCGCCAGACCGATGCTGGCTGAAATCGCATTTATCGGAAAGGCGCCTGGCAAATATAACATGTACCTGGGTGGCGGTTTCTCCGGACACCGGCTGAACAAGCTGTATAAGGAAAACATCGGAGAGGCCGAGATTTTGGATTCCCTTCGTCCCCTCATGAAGCAATATGCACAAGAACGCGAGCAGGGCGAGCATTTCGGTGACTTTGTGATCCGGGCCGGCTATGTGAAGGAAGTGTTGGACGGACAACAATTTCACGCATAA